Within Gilvibacter sp. SZ-19, the genomic segment TGCCCAAACTGTACCAATTTCAGGAAGGATTCGATAAAAAACTGCCGAGGATGGTTCGTTACCTCTACGCAATTTTTGCCGTGCTAATCATCTTTGGAGTGCTACTACCTTTAGTAGCTTCCTTGCTGCAACTATCTATGATTTTTAGCATAGTCAGCGTGTCGGTGATCATCGCCTTGGTGTTTTTTATCGCTACTTCCTTTTACCAGTTCTTGGTCAGCGAATCTACCCGTATGCAAGGTTGATAAAAGCTTTATAACTCCCTGAGTTTTTAGCAGTCAAATCAGTACCTTTGCAAACTATGGCAAATCAGGAGGATTTTATTGAAGTTTTAGGGGCTCGTGTGCACAACCTCAAGAATATAGATGTGCGCATTCCCAGAGAGAATTTGGTAGTGATCACAGGACTTTCTGGCAGTGGAAAGTCATCACTTGCTTTCGATACCATCTATGCAGAAGGCCAGCGCCGCTACATTGAGACATTCTCGGCCTATGCGCGTCAGTTTTTAGGCGGATTGGAACGCCCTGATGTAGACAAGATCGATGGGCTATCTCCTGTAATTGCTATAGAACAGAAAACCACCAGTAAAAGCCCGCGTTCTACTGTAGGTACCATTACAGAGATCTACGACTTCTTACGCCTGCTCTACGCTCGTGCAAGTGACGCTTACAGTTATGAGACCGGCGAGAAAATGGTCTCTTACAGCGATGAGCAGATCCAGGAACTGATTTTAAAAGAATTTGAAGGCCGTAAGGTATCTGTTTTGGCTCCGGTGATCCGTTCTCGAAAAGGACATTACCGAGAGTTGTTTGAACAGATCGGAAAACAGGGCTTTATAAAAGTTCGTGTAGATGGCGAAATTGTCGATCTAGTGAGCGGCATGAAGGTAGATCGTTACAAGATACACGACATTGAGATCGTAATAGACAGACTCTTGGTCGATGCCTCTGCCCTTTTGGACAATCGATTGGCTGAGACCATCAAAACAGCCATGTATCACGGAGACGACGTGCTCATGGTCATAGATAACGAAACAGGTAATACGCGATATTTCAGTAGAACCTTGATGTGTCCTAGCAGTGGTATCTCCTATCCGAATCCGGAGCCCAATAACTTCTCGTTCAATTCTCCCAAAGGGATGTGTCCGAGTTGTAAAGGTTTAGGACATAAGCACGAGATCAATGTGGACAAGATCGTTCCAGACAAAACAATGTCTATAAAACAAGGGGCGCTAGCGCCACAAGGTCCGCAGAAATCCAACTGGATATTCAAACAATTGGAACTCATTGCGGAGCGCTACAATTTTAAGCTGAGCGATCCTTTTAAAGATATTCCACAAGAAGCCGTAGACATTATTCTTTACGGCGGAAACGAAAAATTCGAGGTCGCCTCTAAGACCTTGGGAATTACCCGCACCTACAAGATCGACTTTGAAGGAATCGCCAATTTTATCGAAAACACTTACCACAACAACGATTCGGCTTCGCTGCAACGTTGGGCCAAGGACTTTATGGATCGCGTTGAATGCCCTGAATGCGGTGGCTCACGCCTGAGAAAAGAATCGCTTTACTTTAAAGTTGCCGAAAAGAGCATAGCCGATCTGGCCAAGATGGACGTGGTTGAGCTTATGGAGTGGTTTGATAATATAACCGATAAACTCAATGAGTCTCAGCAAAAGATCGCCAGCGAGGTGATCAAAGAAATTAGAGCACGCCTCCAGTTCTTGGTAGACGTTGGTCTGACCTACCTTTCGCTAAATAGAAGTTCCAAGTCCTTGTCTGGTGGAGAGGCCCAGCGGATCCGTCTGGCCACACAGATAGGATCTCAATTGGTCGGCGTACTTTATATTTTGGATGAGCCGAGCATTGGCTTGCACCAGCGAGATAATGCAAAACTCATAGACTCTTTGGTTAAACTCAAAGAACTGGGGAACTCTGTTTTGGTGGTAGAGCACGACAAGGACATGATAGAGCATGCCGACTATGTGATCGATATAGGCCCGGCAGCCGGAAAACACGGTGGCGAGATCGTCTCCAAAGGAGCTCCTAAAGAAATCTTGGAGCATCCTACCTTGACGGCAGAATATCTTAAAGGTACCAAGAATATTGAAGTTCCCGCAAAAAGACGTGAGGGCAACGGAAAAGTGTTGACCTTAAGCGGCGCCACAGGACATAACCTCAAGAACGTGAGTGTAGACTTACCCTTGGGCAAAATGATCGGTGTTACCGGGGTATCAGGAAGTGGTAAATCGACTTTGATCAACGAAACGCTCTACCCTATACTCAATGCACATTTCTTTAATGGGGTAAAGAAACCTTTACCGTATAAAAAGATCAGCGGTTTGGAGCATATCGACAAGGTGATCGACATTAACCAAAGCCCGATTGGGCGTACACCGCGTTCCAACCCGGCAACCTATACTGGAGTATTTTCAGAGATCCGATCCTTGTTTGCTAAAGTTCCTGAGGCTGCTATCCGCGGATACAAACCCGGACGTTTTAGTTTTAATGTAGCTGGCGGACGTTGCGAAACCTGTAAAGGTGGCGGCTTGAAAGTGATAGAGATGAACTTTCTACCAGATGTCTACGTGGAATGCGAAACCTGCCAAGGCAAGCGTTTTAATAGAGAGACCTTAGAGATCCGTTATAAAGGCAAGTCTATCTTCGATGTTTTGGAAATGACCATAGACGAAGCCTGTGAGTTCTTTGAGCACATTCCTAAGATCTACAGAAAACTCAAAACAATTCGAGATGTTGGCTTGGGTTATATCACACTAGGACAGCAGTCTACCACGCTTTCAGGAGGAGAAGCACAGCGTATTAAACTAGCGACAGAACTTTCTAAACGCGATACTGGTAACACTTTTTATATCTTAGACGAACCCACTACCGGTTTGCATTTCGAAGATATTCGCGTGTTGATGTTGGTTTTGAACAAATTGGTAGACAAAGGAAATACGGTCCTTATCATAGAACACAACTTGGACGTTGTAAAAATGGTAGACTATTTGATAGATATAGGACCAGAAGGAGGTAAAGGCGGCGGTAAGGTCGTTGCACAAGGCACCCCAGAAGAAATTGTGAAAGTAAAATCGAGCCATACCGCAGCTTTCTTAAAGCGTGAGTTGGAATCGGTGAAGAAATAAAGAATTATATATAAATGAAAGCAAATAACAATCCAAAAGGTTGGAACGAAGTAAAGACCAACGACTCTTGGGCGATCTTTAAGATCATGGGAGAGTTTGTAAACGGATATGAGAAACTGAGTCTTATTGGACCCTGTGTCTCTATCTTCGGATCGGCCAGAACCAAACCCGAACAACCCTATTATCAATTGGCAGAACGCATCGCCAAAAAGATCACTGAACACGGTTATGGCGTTATAACTGGTGGTGGCCCTGGTATCATGGAAGCTGGAAACAAAGGGGCTCACTTGGCTGGCGGAACTTCGGTTGGTTTGAACATCGACCTACCCTTTGAGCAACACGACAACCCCTATATAGACAGCGACAAGAGCATTAACTTTGATTATTTCTTTGTTCGCAAGGTGATGTTTGTAAAATATTCACAAGGTTTTGTAGTGATGCCGGGTGGATTTGGAACACTGGATGAACTTTTTGAAGCGATGACACTCATCCAAACGCATAAAATTGAACGTTTCCCTATCATTTTGGTTGGTACTAGTTTTTGGACAGGCCTTATTGATTGGGTGAAACAGACCCTATTAGAAGGTCATGGGAACATCAGCCCAGAAGACGTAGACCTGTGGCATATCGTTGACACAGAAGACGAGGTATTAGAAATTTTAAATAACTTCTATTCGAAATACAACCTGAGCCCGAACTTCTAAATTCTGGCTTTACATACGACCCCTACCCCTATGTTAAAACAACTGAGCACCCTATTGCTATTGTTACTGAGCGTATTTGCGTTTGGACAGAACGACTTTACCGTCATGTTCTACAACCTCTTGGAATACCCCTCAGCACCTCCAGCAGATAGAGATATGCACCTACAGACCGTTTTTGATGCTTATCCACCGGATATCTTATTGGTCTGTGAGTTGCAATCACCAAGCGGGGCGGATCAGTTGTTAGACAATGTTTTAAATGTAGACGAAAACCTATACGAAGCGGCAGAATTTGTATTCAACACTTCTAGCACTTCAAACTTACAGCAGTTGGTATATTACAGAGCGGATAAATTTGATCTTATAGACTTTACGGTGATCCCGACTACGATTCGTGACATCAACGGCTATGAACTCGAACTTAAAACAGCCAACCAAGACACAGATCCTATAAAACTTTTGGTCTATGCCTCGCATTTAAAGGCGAGCACAGGTTCATCCAACGAGATCAAACGCTTTGAGATGATTCAGGCCTTTACAGATACTTTAGACGATCTTGACCCCAATTCATATGTTGTGTTTACAGGAGATCTAAACCTCTATACCGGTGCAGAATTGGCCTATTTGGAATTGACCGCAGTTTCTAACCCAATTGTCTTTAAAGATCCGTTAAACCGCAGCGGAAACTGGAGCAACAATACCGATTACGAAGATCTTTTTACACAGAGTACCCGCAGTAGTTCTGCTCCATTTGGGGGCGTTGGTGCCGGAGGTGGCATGGACGACAGGTTTGACCACATTCTAGTTTCTGAGAATTTACTGGAAGACAGCCCACTTCGCTACGTAGAAGGCAGTTATTTCACCATAGGCAATAACGGCAACTGCTACAACCGTAGCGTTAACAACAGCCTCTGCGATGGTCCGTACAGCATGGAGCTTCGCGATGCACTATGGAACATAAGCGACCACCTTCCGGTGAGTATTACTTTGGAATCCGACGAGCCTTTACTGAGTGTTACTGACTTTACAGCTGCACAAGGCCTGTATTTCCCGTTTGGCAACATAGCCACAGCTAGCCTAACAATAGCCTTAGTAACTGATTCCGAAGTTCAAGCCTTTCGCGTATTTAATACCCTAGGACAACAAATCGATTCAAGAAACTTTGATAGCGCCGCCGAGTTGGAAATCAATACAGCTGCTTACCCTAGTGGTGTCTATTACATAATTCCAGACCTGGGGCCTGCTTTAAAATTCATTAAGCGTTAATGGGCAAATTCAAGCTCATACTACTAGGACTCTGTTTTGGACTGAGTAGCTCCGGATTGGGGCAAACAAATCAGTTGTTGATCACCGCTGAGGCGGATCCCGTTGGGCATTATATAGATGTAACTCAAGAGATCGTTTATTACAATTCCAGTACCGATACCCTTGACGAAATTATACTCTTGGATTGGGCCAATAGTTTTTCTGATAAAACTTCTGAGTTGGGCGTTCGTTTTGCAGAGAACTTTAACAATAGATTCTATTTTGAAAAAGATAAGAACAGAGGGCGAACCCAATTACAAACCCTTACCGATGAGGCCGACAACAGCTTGTCATACAGCCGTCCGGAGGTAGATCTGGTACGCGTTGAATTACCGCAAAGCTTAGCTCCCGGAGCGAGTCAGACCTTAAGATTGAATTATCGCATCATCTTGCCCGATGACCGTTTTACCCGCTTTGGTTATGACAGTAGGAACAATTTAAAGCTGCGCTACTGGTATATGGCGCCAGCCGTATACGACGGGCAGTGGAAAGCCTACAGCAATAAGAACCTGAATGACTTCTACACCACTCCTTTTCATGTAAAGGTGAACTTTACAGCCCCTTCTAACTACAAGGTAATTAGCAACTTAGTTTTGGTTACCGAAAGAAATACTACAGATCTTACTACAACAGTATTGACAGGTGACAATCGTACAGAAGTGCCTTTATACGTGACTCGAGATTTTGATTTTGAGTCGGTGATCACCGATGAATTCGAAGTGCTGACCAACCTGGACGACAACAAGATCAGCCCTCCACTAAAGGCCCTGAATATTGATCGCATCATTCAGTTCTTGAAAAAAGAATTAGGACCATATCCTCTGGAAAAAATGATCATCTCCAGAGAGGATTACAAATTGAGTCCGGTGTATGGATTGAATCAACTTCCTGATTTTATCAGTCCTTTTCCAGATGGATTCCAGTACGATATGGAACAACTCAAAACCATCACAGCCAAATACCTCAAGAATACTTTGATGTTAGATCCGCGCAAGGATCATTGGCTCTATGGTGGAATTCAGGTGTATTTGATGATGAAATACACCGACCTGTATTATCCGGACATGAAGATCATTGGTAGTTTAAGCAACCTATGGGTGATCAAATGGTCTCATGCTAGCGATCTGGAGTTCAACGATCAGTACGAGTTGCTGTATATGAATATGGTGCGCAATAATTTGGATCAAGCCCTGACGACTTCTAAAGATTCCTTGGTTAAATTCAATAAGAACATTGCCAGCAGTTATAAGGCGGGCGTGGGCTTTAAATTTTTGGAGGACTATTTGGACTCCGATGCCTTGGCGGAATCCATCCGCAGCTTTTATCAGCAAAATCTGCTTAAAACAACCACTTCTAAGGCCTTTGCCGATATTTTGGAGCGGCGCGCAGCCCTTCCGGTTTCCTGGTTCTTTGACGAGTACGTGCAGACCAATGTGCCTATAGATTTTAAGATCAAAAGGGTACGTCGTTTGGGCGATTCGCTTCAGGTAACGGTTAAGAATAAGACGGGCGTTAAAGTACCTGTACCACTTTTTGGTTTAGATAGAGATTCTATAGTTTATCAGACCTGGATAGCACCTGCTGATAGCATCACGCGAGTGACCATCCCACGAGAAGGCATAAGGAAGTTAGCAGTAAACTACAACCGTGTTGTACCAGAGATCAACAACAGAAACAACTACAAGAACCTGAAAGGGCTCTTTAACAAACCGCTGGAGTTTAGACTTTTCTTAGACGTAGAGGACCCTAAATACAACCAGAGTTTTGTTATGCCTGTTTTTGATTTCAATGTCTACGACGGACTTTCTATAGGGCCAAAACTCTACAACAAAACTGTACTGCCAAAGAATTGGAACTACCGTATTCAGCCACGCTACGGACTTAAGTCCAAACAAATAGTGGGTAGTGCCTCTGTGGTGTACACAGACTATATTCAGAACAGCTCGCTCTTTGCGATGCGCTACGGACTGTCTGGAGCCACAAGCTCATACAACGAAGGCCTGAACTTTAGA encodes:
- the uvrA gene encoding excinuclease ABC subunit UvrA, which encodes MANQEDFIEVLGARVHNLKNIDVRIPRENLVVITGLSGSGKSSLAFDTIYAEGQRRYIETFSAYARQFLGGLERPDVDKIDGLSPVIAIEQKTTSKSPRSTVGTITEIYDFLRLLYARASDAYSYETGEKMVSYSDEQIQELILKEFEGRKVSVLAPVIRSRKGHYRELFEQIGKQGFIKVRVDGEIVDLVSGMKVDRYKIHDIEIVIDRLLVDASALLDNRLAETIKTAMYHGDDVLMVIDNETGNTRYFSRTLMCPSSGISYPNPEPNNFSFNSPKGMCPSCKGLGHKHEINVDKIVPDKTMSIKQGALAPQGPQKSNWIFKQLELIAERYNFKLSDPFKDIPQEAVDIILYGGNEKFEVASKTLGITRTYKIDFEGIANFIENTYHNNDSASLQRWAKDFMDRVECPECGGSRLRKESLYFKVAEKSIADLAKMDVVELMEWFDNITDKLNESQQKIASEVIKEIRARLQFLVDVGLTYLSLNRSSKSLSGGEAQRIRLATQIGSQLVGVLYILDEPSIGLHQRDNAKLIDSLVKLKELGNSVLVVEHDKDMIEHADYVIDIGPAAGKHGGEIVSKGAPKEILEHPTLTAEYLKGTKNIEVPAKRREGNGKVLTLSGATGHNLKNVSVDLPLGKMIGVTGVSGSGKSTLINETLYPILNAHFFNGVKKPLPYKKISGLEHIDKVIDINQSPIGRTPRSNPATYTGVFSEIRSLFAKVPEAAIRGYKPGRFSFNVAGGRCETCKGGGLKVIEMNFLPDVYVECETCQGKRFNRETLEIRYKGKSIFDVLEMTIDEACEFFEHIPKIYRKLKTIRDVGLGYITLGQQSTTLSGGEAQRIKLATELSKRDTGNTFYILDEPTTGLHFEDIRVLMLVLNKLVDKGNTVLIIEHNLDVVKMVDYLIDIGPEGGKGGGKVVAQGTPEEIVKVKSSHTAAFLKRELESVKK
- a CDS encoding TIGR00730 family Rossman fold protein, with protein sequence MKANNNPKGWNEVKTNDSWAIFKIMGEFVNGYEKLSLIGPCVSIFGSARTKPEQPYYQLAERIAKKITEHGYGVITGGGPGIMEAGNKGAHLAGGTSVGLNIDLPFEQHDNPYIDSDKSINFDYFFVRKVMFVKYSQGFVVMPGGFGTLDELFEAMTLIQTHKIERFPIILVGTSFWTGLIDWVKQTLLEGHGNISPEDVDLWHIVDTEDEVLEILNNFYSKYNLSPNF
- a CDS encoding metalloprotease, with protein sequence MGKFKLILLGLCFGLSSSGLGQTNQLLITAEADPVGHYIDVTQEIVYYNSSTDTLDEIILLDWANSFSDKTSELGVRFAENFNNRFYFEKDKNRGRTQLQTLTDEADNSLSYSRPEVDLVRVELPQSLAPGASQTLRLNYRIILPDDRFTRFGYDSRNNLKLRYWYMAPAVYDGQWKAYSNKNLNDFYTTPFHVKVNFTAPSNYKVISNLVLVTERNTTDLTTTVLTGDNRTEVPLYVTRDFDFESVITDEFEVLTNLDDNKISPPLKALNIDRIIQFLKKELGPYPLEKMIISREDYKLSPVYGLNQLPDFISPFPDGFQYDMEQLKTITAKYLKNTLMLDPRKDHWLYGGIQVYLMMKYTDLYYPDMKIIGSLSNLWVIKWSHASDLEFNDQYELLYMNMVRNNLDQALTTSKDSLVKFNKNIASSYKAGVGFKFLEDYLDSDALAESIRSFYQQNLLKTTTSKAFADILERRAALPVSWFFDEYVQTNVPIDFKIKRVRRLGDSLQVTVKNKTGVKVPVPLFGLDRDSIVYQTWIAPADSITRVTIPREGIRKLAVNYNRVVPEINNRNNYKNLKGLFNKPLEFRLFLDVEDPKYNQSFVMPVFDFNVYDGLSIGPKLYNKTVLPKNWNYRIQPRYGLKSKQIVGSASVVYTDYIQNSSLFAMRYGLSGATSSYNEGLNFRRYTPFITFSFRDSDNLRSNMRQTISLRNINIDRDEDPNIPLETPNYSVFNLQYTYSDNNLIDFYKGTFSYELSDQFSKISTTLEYRKLFLSNRQLNLRFFAGVFLFNDTPRDDDFFSFALDRPTDYLFDYDYYGRSDDAGIFSQQIIIAEGGFKSQLQPAFSDSWIATVNASTNIWKWIFAYGDAGVIHNRDRGTQAVFDSGIRLSLVADYFEVFLPLYSSLGWEPSLGNYDQRIRFIVTLSPQTLFRLFTREWY